The sequence ATAATTACCATTGTTCCCACATCTCTCAAATGTTGTCAATATTGTATTCGCCAGCACATACCTTTCCACGTGTATCCCATCCCAATTCATCACAGAGGAGTCTTAGTGATTGTAATGCTGCAGGATTTACCGCGCTCGCGGCCAACACTACCGCCTATGGCATTCCGGCTAAGCTTCCCAAAAGATACCTATGGGTGATTTTATCCATTGGCCCCCTTAGATCCACTCTTCTCCTACCTGCTTCCCAGGCTGCCAACATTTATGAGTTGAACCAATGGGCTCCCTTACTCTCTGCCTTCCCATTTGCTTTGGCAGAAGATCAGGGCGTGGGAGCAGAGTGAGGCTGAAGTATTTGCTCCtcacctccttccttcccaggCCTCAGATTGGTAATGTCTGCACCCTCCTATGAAAAGCCACAGCCCTTACCAGGCGTTCCTCTCCTACAGCTGTCTGTAGGGCCTGATCATCACTTCTTCCTGGTCCTTCAGCCTAGGTTACCCATTGCTTCAAACAAGTGTTTAGCAGTGTTTCACCACCCCCTTGTTGGTTTCCTTAACTCTGTCTTCACATGTGTAAATAGTCTCTTCATTGAATTCTCCTCAATATGCAACCGCAGTATATCATTTGTTTCCCACCAGGAACCTTAAGGATGCTACAGTCATCTTTCCTCAAATTCTGGAAAGCCCTTCCTGCTTCTGCTTTTTTCCCTAAGTTTCTTTAAGAAGCAGCTTTTTCTCCCAGAAACTCCTGAGGGAAGTTCTTAGGGGTGGGTTGAAAACACCTGAGTGGTGCCATCTGGTATCATCCTTAATCCCCATCCTCCACCCCAGCAGAGACCCCAAGGCACTCAAGTACTTTTCATGTTAGAGTGACCCTCTTGCCTACCAACAGATCTGCACTGAAGGTTGGGGTGGATTTTGCTCTTGTCCTTTGTTCCTGGTCGTCCACCTCAGCACCCCAGTCCTGGACCATCAATCCTAACATTTGCTTTACTGTTTTCATGGGGACTCATTGACTCCTCATTCAAGGAGGACCCCTGGTTCCTAGTGATGAAATGCCAGGGATGTGAATACAGATTGAGCCACCTTTGGGACTCATGGTACCCAGTCATCTGTCAGTGTCCCTTACTAAATATGACATCCTAAATTAATGTGCAAGTAAAAATAACCTCGCAGGTCATTTTAAGTGTGCTTGTTGTTGTTATTCCAAGGGtattaaagatgaaaaagactGTTTTGAAAGTTTTCATGAATTCAAAAGACAGAAGACATGCTTTATTGGCATTAATACAGATTTTCCTGGCATAATGTGAAAAAGGAACAAGGTTCATTTCAACCCTAAAAATGTCAGAATTAAAGACACCTGTGTAACATTAGAGTGTTTTTTGTAAAAGTCACAGAGAATCAGCTGCTGTAAGATTTTAGCGAGGGCAAGAGCTAGACAATCACAGACTTTTTCCTCTGAGTCAGCAGTACAGTTTTACCCCTACAAACATGTAAAActtttgagtttaaaaaattacaatttaaatttaaaatattcccagTTGGAAAGAATAATTGTGATTGATCATTTGGGGCATGGCTTTGGGAGAGCATCACATGAGTCTAAAAACATGAGTTTAGtttcataagtttttttttttaagtgtatatgaTAGCTCTGATTACatattttttctgagttttttttattacaaaagggTCTCTTTATAAGGATCTTAAAGGGACTTTGGGAATTTTGCTTGGGAAAAGAATCACCCAAATCCAGACACCTTTCAGTTTGAGCCTCTATCGTCCTCCCTTTTTTAATCTGAGCAGTCTCTATTTCTTGTGTCGGTAATTGCTcagttaaaaggaaaagaaagtattttctcTAAGGGAGCTTGCAATTGGATTTTCTTGGAGGCCATGAGGACTAAAGCatggttttattaatttctggCGCTTTAATCATAAATCCAGTTGGAGACCCGTCATTACATAAGACATGAGAATTTAAAGTCTTTCTAGGCCCATTTCCTAATTACGcccaatgcatttaaaatattggcTTATTAAAAATCCAAAGTGGAGGAGGGTTGTGATATATGAATTATGTTCTGAAATTcaaggtaaagaaaaattaatttgcagCGTGTGGACCAGAGAATTTATTTTAGCGAAGGCACAAatgttgttttgcatttttagcaTAAGTATGCTGCCTCGGCCTTGTGCCTGAGGGCGGGTAAGGGAGACAGGTAACCTCCTCCACAAGTAGGGTCGAAATTAAACAGTCCTtgagtgcgggggggggggggggggggggcggggggaggatggGGGGGGTATAGCTGCTTGTGCTGCCCGTGCAGGTGGGTCCGTGAGGCCGCAGGCCGCCAGCTGTGTTCTGAGGGTCGCCCAGCTTCAGATGGTCTCACACTCCGTGGTGGCAGTGGAGCAGGCCCCACAGTCACAGCGGACAGCCACGGGGTAGGTGTAGAAGGGATCGACTCCCGGGGCACAGTTGGGCAGCTTGACCGTCACCTGTTTGGTCTCATTGTAGGTACAGACTCGATGATGGGCTTCAATGTAGGGGGGTTCCAGAATGGGCTTCTGTCCCCACAGGTAGAAAACAGAAAGCCCATTAGAACACAGCATCGTGTTTCATTTTCTTGGTACCATTTATCACTATCAGAGACTAGCTTGTTATTCATTTCTTTACTCGTTAATATGTTTCCTCCCAGTAGAAAGCAAATTCCTGAAAGCAGGAAGGTGGTTTTGTTCACTCACGTATCCTGAACTGCCAGAAGAGCCcatggcacagagtaggtactaaataaatatttagcaaaTGAATAGTCTTGATCATTGCAAAAGCCTTGTAACTGGTCCCCTCACTTCTTCTTTTACCCCCTATAGTCTATTTATGACAGGGCAACCCCAAgagatccttttaaaatgtaagatcCTATCTCCCCTCTGCTCAAAGCCTCTATGATTTCCTATCTCATTCGGAGCAAAAGTCAAAGATCTTACACTCACCCTCAAGACCCTACATCATCTTCCCTGCACCTTCACCTCTGACATGTCCCCAGTGACCCCGTCTTGCTGGTttcctcactctgctccagccgcAATAGTCTCCTGCTTTTTCCCCAAACCCACCAGGAGCAGTgccaccccaggacctttgcccgtgctggtccctctgcctggaacgctcCTCTCCCTTGTGATTCACTTCTTCTTCAACCTTAGGTTTTTGTTCAAACGTCACCCTCCCAGGAAAGCCTTTCCTGACCATCCTATTTAAAGTTGCCACGTTTCCCCTCCCACGCTGccacttcctctccctcttcctgctttatttttctccatagcacttgtcaacACCCTGTgacatattatacattttatttatttgtgttgtatttttccCACTCTAGAAAGAAAACTGCATTAAGACAGGGATTTTTGCCCGTTTTACTCACTGCTGTGCCTCTACTCCCTAGAGATACCTGGCACCCTGGAGGTTCTCAACAACTATTTGTTGAatcagtgaaagaaaacagagcaaGGCAGGTTCCTGAATGCCCTGTGCGCTGGTTCTGATAATCGAGGGATTCACGTCCTTCCTTCACCTTTTAGAAATCGTGCATCCAAAGTTCAATTTGATAAACAGAGCATATAGATCAAGAAACCAGCACGAAGTAGTAGTTAAAATCTCAAACCCTGCAGTCAGAGCCACTGAGCTTGAATCCCTGTTCTGCCACTTGCTGGAGACCTTGGAAAATCCACTTAACTTCTTGAAGCCTCAGattcttcaactgtaaaacaaAATACCTACCTCCCAGCCTTGTTGTGGAGATAAGGGAAGATGGTGTATGTAATACCTGCCGAGCACCAAGTAAGTGTTGAGTAAATGTAATCTACTGTTCTTATCAGAGCAATTATAAGAGTAAGGAAGTattcaataataattaaaaaaacaaccaacaagCTTTCAGAGGACAACAGCTTCACTTGTCCTGGGCAAATGAAATATGTTTAATGGAGGCCCAGGATGAAGTTCTTACATGCATGTCATGGAAATAATGGCTTTGCCTCTGTCAAGGACCATGTAGAAGAGTTGAACTCAATATGCACTTCTTCCTCCTATTTCTCAGGTAACATTTTACCCTTTCTCAGTTCACTTCATGTCCTCTTACCCTCAGTAGTCTGGAATCCCAGGCAacattgccagataaaatacaggatgcccagtaaAATTTGAATATCACATAAACAactattttttttagtataagtatgtcccaaatattgcatgggacagatttatatcaaaaagaaaaaaacaattgtttATGTGACATTCAAATTTAAGTGGCCCCCTGGCTTggtttggttgggttttttgcTAACTCTGGTAACCCTAAACCCAGACCAGGAACAAAGGCTATTTTCAGCAATAGTTCCACCTTCAAAGTAAATCCAGCCACTTTGTCGTCATGAACACCCTTATTTTCAGACAGGCTTCCCAAATTACCAAAAATAAGTGCTTTGTATCTCAGAAACTTTCAGATGGTGGGGAAACtaaatctcattcttttatttattttctagatgTAACCTCCCTTTTCAGAGCACAGTAAAGGCATAAATAAAAGCTGGCTGACATTAAGGAGAATCTGGCTCTTTCATAGTCTCAGTGCTTCCATTTCTCCAGTGAGAGCAGAGTCCCTAACCTCCTGAGGGTGACCATTACCCAATTAAAGCCGTTCACTGATTTATAAGGGCAAGAGAAGATGGGTTGAATTAAGGGGAAATGGTAACTTGAGATTTTGGCCCACAGAGAGCTCCAAATAGCCTGACACAGCTGTGAGCAGGGGAAGGCACTGCCAGACCACGCCCTGAATACAAGAAAGTTTCCCGCATAAGTTTTATGTCGTGTGACAGCCACAGTATCTGCAACAACCGAATTTTCATCTCACTGTTAGGTCTCAAGCCCCCAAATGATGGAAAAAAACGAAGCGAACTTGGTGGGGTCATTTCATTTAAGTTAGAGGTTTCATCACCATAATCCAATTCCAGTCACGGGGCCATAATTTTATCCAAGTGACAGCAGGTTGCTCTCTGAGTCCCTGAATAGAAGGATACTTTTCCTAATGGCAGTGTCTTCTCATGGTGCTTGTGGACTTCTAAGTTGGCTCAGTTAGGCGAGAGGATGTATGACTCCAGGAGGGGATCCATCCCTTATAGTTCAACATTTATCGAATGCCTTGTTTGTACATGTCATTTGACAAGAGCTGTGAGAGGCACAAGAATGAACCTCTACCGGCAAAAAACTTAAAACCTactgtggggagtggggaggaagtaAGACAAAAAGTAGATGATGGCCATAGGTTGAGCAGAGAGTCAGAAAAGGCTTAGAGGAGTGGGCACTGGAGACAGGCACTGAGGAATAAACACGAGCAGGAATATGAGAAAAGGACCAAAAGTATGATTTCATGAGGAGCATCGAATAAAACCTTTAAAATCCAGTCTCttcgcagacgtagagaatggacttgaggacacggggagggggaagggtaagctgggacgaagtgagagagtagcatggacatatatacactaccaaatgaaaaatagctagctagtgggaagcagccgcatagcacagggagatcagctcggcgctttgtgaccacctagaggcgtgggatagggagggtgggagggagacgcaagagggaggggatatgggggtatacgtttgcatatagctgactcactttgttatacagcagaaactaacataccactgtaaaacaactatactccaataaagatgttttttaaaaaaagaatccaatcTCTTAGGCAGAACTAAGAATATGTGTAGTCACTGGGGAAATAGGCAGGTGCCATATTGCTGAGGACCTTAAAAGTCGGTTATTGAATTTGCAGTACTTGGTGGTCATTAACAGTTTTTGGAGTCAGGGTGACAAAATCAGATCTAGTGCTTCATTAGGAGCCGACTCCAGCCCTAGTGGGAAGAGGCAGCAGTCACTACATGGTGTGATCTGATGGGATGCTGAAAGGCCCTGTTTCTCCTCACACCTCAAACATCTCCTCTCAGCCCAGCAGGGTTctaattttgagatttttatccCATGTTAAATGTATTGTCTCTTTAAAAGCTGGATATAATAGTATATGAAGGGCCTTAACGGATCCGTCAGTGATAATCCCTGAGGGGCCCCAGGAACTACCCTAGGGGGTGGGAAGAGAGTAGGGCTGTGGATGAGGCACTGAAGGAGGGGCTGAGGACCCGCTCTCGCCTGCTATTTAGCTTAGGGCCTCTCTCGGTGACTGGCTGGCTTTTTCACTGGTGGAGGAATACAGGGAAGAGTTTGGGTTACAAGCTTGCACCAAGAATTTACTCCAAACTTTCCACTGACCCCCTACATGACTCTGCAGTCAGCCACCAATTGAATTCTTCCACGTCATCTATTAAATGGGTAGAAAGATAGCACATCTTGACCTCCCAGAGATGATTCCCCAATAGACAACCCTGTGTCAatcaaattattaattttatcaatGCTTTGTTAGAAGGGCAGTATCTTGtttctttcagattatttttggAGGATACCatgtagttgttttttgtttctttgtttgatcCACAGGAAAATGTAGAGACCCCAGCTCTATCTCATTTGATTAAAAAGTGAATACTTAAGAATCAGGCCAAGGGGCTGGCCCTGAAGGCATTGCCACCTAGGCCTGTCTTGGGACTCACCTCCCAGGTTTCACAGCGGCCCCAGCAGGCATCCGTGGTGATCCGAAGGCCCCTGCAGCCCGGCTTCTTGGCCAGGAAAGTAAACTCTCTCACCGCACAGCCCACAAACGTGCGCAGGTTCCCGCCGGAGGTGCTGAGGACACAGCCACAGccagccaggaggaggagggccgCGGGGCCAAGGAAGAAGTATGCCAGCCTCATACTGTTCCccgagagggagaggaaagagagtttATTAACAGATCCAGCTGCCTCCATGGGACTGCCATCAATGTGATGGTCACTATCAAAGGGACATGGCTCTTAGCATTTCAGGAGAAATGAGCCAAGAAATTGTAAATGCCCACAAACTCCAACACAAATGCCCAAAGTTTCCTCCAAGTGGCTCCAGTATGGATTCCATGGACCCACTGAGCTCACTAGACATCCAACCCTCCGAAGGCATCCTCAGGCTTTTCCTTATAGCATTCCACCTGCTGGACTTGACTTGTGGGTGAAAGAAGTTTGTTCCAATCGTCTCTTCAAAATGAACACAGAATATGCGTAACACCAAAAGTAATGCATATCCTAACATAATACAGGAATATACACAAATTCTTTTCATTCAGATCAGGGTATTTGGAATTATGTTACATGCTTTGCTCACAATTATATTTCCAATGTCATGGATGGGGAATGGAGGGGGGAGGTAAATAAACAATAATTGTTATGCCCCATACATATTGCTACTAACCCAGCCCACCACAAAACTTGGATATGCAGATGTGAACCCTCACACCTGACTTGGTGGCCATTCATAAGAATGTGTCCTACTTGCTACAAATTCCCTCTGGTCTAACCTCCACTCTAATAGGCACCTCGTAGTGAGTGAATTTAAATCCAAATGATGGAAAGCATCACGGGTATTTAAAACATAACCCCAGTCAACTACCAATCTACTGTCTATCCTCTCTGGGTCTTGGTCATTTCCTGTGCTTTTTCAGGAGCCAGAATCACTCCTTTCATGCTTGGCCCACCAGACGGAACATACCTGGATGTTGAAATGAGGGTGGCCACTACACTTATAGAACACCCCCAATTCATTATGACTTAAAACTGGCTGCAAAGTTATTTATTCCCAAACTGATCTCCCAGTTCCTACTTCTGATCTGTCACCTTAGCAAGGCTATCTGGACTTACCCTCAAGTAGAATGAAGTTACAAGTATGGAGAAGCACTTACCTGATTTTACTGGAGCTACCTCTTCTTTAAAGCTGAAACTTGCACCCAAGACTTTGGAAAGTCACAATGAGCGGTACAAGTTTGCTCTGGGTAAATGCCTCTACCCTCTGTCACTGGGCTGCTTGATTGCTCAAATATATAGGAAAGGTCTCGTCAATCAAAACAAAAGGGAGGCAGAGCCTTACAGGAACCACTAAACACATCAAAGCCTTGGGATATAAAGCCATTCTCTATTTTCCAAAAGTGATTAACTTAAAGGgtgttgttctgttttttaacatCGCCTACTGAAACAGAAAGTTACCTTGGTGGGTGACATAATCCTAGGGAAACAGTCAAAGGTAGTTCACCTGGCTCTGGGAGAGCAAGTGCACTGGGGCAAGTTGGATTAGATTTTCCTTCGCGGTAACCACAGCTTTCCTTCGAAACAGGAGGCAGTCACCAGCAGCTCATGGCAAACTCTTTCCTTTAACTCACAACACATTTCAATACATTGAAAGATAACAAAACAATAATTCTTCCTGGAGAGAACATGGGATCACTAACTGAAAGGATGGAAATCACAGTGAGAAGAAACATTTGAATGTCTTAAGATGAGTTAAGGATTAGATCATATTAATAACACTTTAAAATGAatcacacaggaaaaaaatattaaggtgTTCAACATGATTATCTTCCAGCATGGTacttaaaaatgactttttttctaagtagttttcagcatttttcacattttctactTGGGGCAGGCTTTTGTAATAGAAATTCAATTAAtattgatactttaaaaattaaaagaaaccaaTAAGTATCCATTTGTGCTGCATGTAAGAATATTCAATGCTGTTGTAATGGAACTGTTTCATTTGATTTCAGGTTCTTAAAAGTCTAAACTAAGAATGAAATGGTATTCTTTACGAGTGTGAGATACAGTTTATATTCCAGTCTGCAACTGTAGcatgtaaatggatgaaaaaacTTCATTGTTCATGGAATTATTCCAggtgctctaaaaaataaaggaagcaaacatcattcttaccTTTAGGAGTTTACATATCATAGCTAATAATGACATAGCCCAAGACATTTAAGAtgcacattaaataaataaatgatacaaaataaagaagttaaaacatttctattttctgCAAAGAAAGGTGTTCTTTAAATAAACATGCTACTCATTaagggtttgatttttttttcaaaacgtATAATAACCCTTAGTGAATCTATCACTATACCATCAATACACCCATCTCTAGGGTcagattattatatatattttatagaaattgaACTAGGTTTGGAATAAAGGACTTTCTTCAGCCCTTCAGCCTGTGAGTAGCATAACCAGACCTGGGGTACTATAGGGAC comes from Balaenoptera ricei isolate mBalRic1 chromosome 2, mBalRic1.hap2, whole genome shotgun sequence and encodes:
- the GPHB5 gene encoding glycoprotein hormone beta-5 — protein: MRLAYFFLGPAALLLLAGCGCVLSTSGGNLRTFVGCAVREFTFLAKKPGCRGLRITTDACWGRCETWEKPILEPPYIEAHHRVCTYNETKQVTVKLPNCAPGVDPFYTYPVAVRCDCGACSTATTECETI